The genome window AGCGACCTGTCCTTCCCGCACCACGAGATGGGCGCCGCGCACGCCCAGGCCGCCACCGGCGCGCACCCGTTCGCCCGGGCCTACGTGCACGCCGGGATGGTCGGGCTGGACGGGCACAAGATGTCCAAGTCGCGCGGCAACCTGGTGTTCGTCTCGGCGCTGCGCCGCGACGGCGTGGACCCGGCGGCGATCCGCCTGGCGCTGCTCTCCCAGCACTACCGCAGCGACTGGGAGTGGACCGACGAGGTGCTGGCGCAGGCCGTCGAGCGGCTCGACCGCTGGCGGGCCGCGGTCTCCCGGCCGGACGGCCCGTCCGCCGAGAAGCTGCTCGCCGAGGTGCGGGCCGCGCTCGCCGAGGACCTGGACGCGCCGGCCGCACTGGCCGCCGTGGACCGCTGGGCCGCGCTGCAGCAGGCCGACGGCGGCGAGGACGCCGGTGCGCCCGGACTGGTCTCGCGCACCGTGGACGCGCTGCTGGGCGTGGCGCTCTAGCCCGGCGCCTGACCGACCGTCAGCGCCTGACCGTCACTCGTGGGGCCGCCGTTCCTTGACGGCGGCCCCGCCGTTCTTCGCACTCGTGCCCGCGCCCGCGGCGGAGCCGTCGCCGGCCGCCGCCCCCGCGGTGCCGAGCGCGCCCATCGTGCCGGCCGCCGCCACCGCCTTGGCGAAGGACGCCGCCACCTCGCCGGCCTGGTTGGTGGTCGCGGTGTCCAGGAAGCGCAGCAGTTCCACCGGGAAGGGCAGCACCAGGGTGGAGTTCTTCTCCGCCGCGACCTCCACCACGGTCTGCAGCAGCCGCAGCTGGAGCGCGGCCGGGGTGCTGCTCATGATCCGGGCCGCCTCGGAGAGCTGCTTGCTGGCCTGGTACTCGCCGTCCGCGGTGATGATCCGGGCCCGCCGCTCGCGGTCCGCCTCGGCCTGCCGGGCCATCGAGCGCTTCATCGACTCGGGCAGCGCGACGTCCTTGATCTCGACCCGGTCGATCTGGATGCCCCAGCCGAGCGCCGGGCTGTCCAGCATCAGCTCCAGGCCCTGGTTGATCGGCTCCCGGTTGGCCAGCAGGTCGTCCAGCTCGCTCTTGCCGATGATCGAGCGCAGCGAGGTCTGGGCGACCTGGGAGATGGCGAACTGGTAGTCCTGCACGGTGACGGTGGCCCGCACCGGGTCGACCACCTTGAAGTAGACCACCGCGTCCACCCGGACCGTCACGTTGTCCCGGGTGATGCCCTCCTGGGCGGGGATCGGCATGGTGACGATCTGCACGTTGACCCGGCGCAGCCGGTCCACGGCCGGCACCAGGAAGACCATGCCGGGGGAGCGGACCTCCTCGCGCACCCTGCCGAAGCGGAACACCACCCCGCGCTGCCACTGCTGCACCACGCGCATGCTCAACGCTGCCCAGGCGCCCCCGAGCGCGGCCAGTCCGGCCAGCGCCCCGAGCACCGCATCCAGGACCACCATGGCGTCACCTCGGCCACTTCCGCCACCAGCGAATCAGTCCGGCGGACTCTCCACGGTACTCCGGTGCGGTGGGCCCCCGGACGGGCGGAAGGAGGTGCTCCGGTTGTGCGGCCCTTCTGTGGACTGGTCTAGACCCTTGACAGGACACGGTCCGGACCGGTGCACTGGTCCTGGCCGATGACCGGCGGCTGCCCGACGCCGGTCATCGGCTCATCGCCGCAGTGCTCCTGACGGCGGATCAGCCGCCCGCCCCGACCGGGGTCAGCCGCGCGGCCGACCGTCCCGGCCGTCGGCCTCCTGGTCCTCGCTGCTCCCGTCGGCCTCCTGCTCCGCACCGCCGCCGGCGTCCTCGCCGGCCGGCTCCGGCCGCCCCTCGCCGGAGTCCGCCGCGGGGGACTCGTCGGCGCCCTCGGCCGCAGCCTCCTCGCCGGCCGCGCCGGGCTCGCCGGAGCGGTCCAGCACCGGCCGGCCGCCGGGCGACTTCTCGCCCTTCTCGCCGGCCGGCCCCTGGTTCTCCCGGCGCCGCAGGTAGCGCTCGAACTCCCGGGCGATCGCCTCGCCGCTCGCCTCCGGCAGCTCGGTGGTGTCCTGCGCCTCCTCCAACTGCTGCACGTACTCGGCGACCTCGCTGTCCTCCGCGGCCAGCTGGTCCACCCCCACCTGCCAGGCCCGGGCGTCCTCGGGCAGCTCGCCCGGGGGGATCCGCAGGTCCAGCAGGTCCTCAAGCTTGTTCAGCAGCGCCAGGGTGGCCTTCGGGTTGGGCGGCTGGGCCACGTAGTGCGGCACCGCGGCCCAGAGCGTCACGGCCGGCACGCCCGCGTGCGCGAACGCCTCCTGGAGCACGCCGACGATCCCGGTCGGGCCCTCGTAGCGGCTCTCCTCCAGGTCGAGCCGGCGGGCCAGCGCCGCGTCCGAGGTGACCCCGCTGACCGGCACCGGGCGGGTGTGCGGGGTGTCGCCGAGCAGCGCGCCGAGGATCACCACCAGCTCCACGCCCAGCTCGTGCGCGATGCCCAGCAGCTCGTTGCAGAACGAGCGCCACCGCATGCTCGGCTCGATGCCGCGCACCAGCACCAGGTCGCGGGTGGTCGGCTCGGTCACCCGGATCACCGACAGGCGGGTGGTCGGCCAGGTGATCCGGCGCACCCCGCCGTCCAGCCAGACGGTCGGCCGGTTGACCTGGAAGTCGTAGTAGTCCTCCGCATCGAGGGCGGTGAACACCTTCCCGCCCCAGGTCTCGTCCAGATGGCCGACCGCCGAGGAGGCGGCGTCGCCCGCGTCGTTCCAGCCCTCGAAGGCACAGACCATGACCGGGTCGATCAACTCGGGAACATCTTCCAGCTCGATCACCCAGCGTCTCCCTCCGCACGTGGAACGCCCCGTTCCACGGACCGTACCTGCCCAGCCTACGGGCTTTGATGCCCTCAGGGTCCAGGGTTCAGGAGAGTGCGTCGGACACGACCGGAAGGTAACCGTGCGACTGGCCCTCGGCGGTGGGGTGGAAG of Kitasatospora viridis contains these proteins:
- a CDS encoding slipin family protein: MVVLDAVLGALAGLAALGGAWAALSMRVVQQWQRGVVFRFGRVREEVRSPGMVFLVPAVDRLRRVNVQIVTMPIPAQEGITRDNVTVRVDAVVYFKVVDPVRATVTVQDYQFAISQVAQTSLRSIIGKSELDDLLANREPINQGLELMLDSPALGWGIQIDRVEIKDVALPESMKRSMARQAEADRERRARIITADGEYQASKQLSEAARIMSSTPAALQLRLLQTVVEVAAEKNSTLVLPFPVELLRFLDTATTNQAGEVAASFAKAVAAAGTMGALGTAGAAAGDGSAAGAGTSAKNGGAAVKERRPHE
- a CDS encoding PAC2 family protein is translated as MIELEDVPELIDPVMVCAFEGWNDAGDAASSAVGHLDETWGGKVFTALDAEDYYDFQVNRPTVWLDGGVRRITWPTTRLSVIRVTEPTTRDLVLVRGIEPSMRWRSFCNELLGIAHELGVELVVILGALLGDTPHTRPVPVSGVTSDAALARRLDLEESRYEGPTGIVGVLQEAFAHAGVPAVTLWAAVPHYVAQPPNPKATLALLNKLEDLLDLRIPPGELPEDARAWQVGVDQLAAEDSEVAEYVQQLEEAQDTTELPEASGEAIAREFERYLRRRENQGPAGEKGEKSPGGRPVLDRSGEPGAAGEEAAAEGADESPAADSGEGRPEPAGEDAGGGAEQEADGSSEDQEADGRDGRPRG